The Phragmitibacter flavus genome includes the window CAAACCGCTCCAGCTTGAACCCGGCTCCATCAGGCTTCGGAAAATACCCAAACACCACATTCTTGCCGGCCTCGCACGCCAACAATAAACCCTTCCAGTTGTCCCCCAAAGCTCCATTCTCATAATACGCCACCCCCGTCGGCGATCCGCCCCCATAAATGTCCCCCGCCGGCATCGTCCCCGGATCTTCCTGACGCCACTCCGCCGTCGGCGTGTCCTGTCCCGGCCGCTTGTCCGCCCCCCAACTGCGCAATCCGTCCGCCGAAGCAAACCCCGCGTTGCCCCCCTCCATCACCACCGACACCCGGCACGCCGGCGGATCATCATTGTCACTTTGAAACACGTCACCAAACGACGTCACCGTCTGCTCATAACTGTTCCGAAAATTGTGCCCGATGATCTTCACGTTCGACCCGTCAGGCCGCATCTTCGCCATAAATCCGCCGATCCAAACATTGCCATCATCACTCTTCTGACCCGCCAGTTCCTGCAACATATACGGACTCCCCATGCGAAACGTCTTGCCCGACTTGTCGGTAAACTTCGCCCCCATGTTGCCCTGATTCCAATACCACAACCCATCCGGACCCGCCGTCACACTATGCAAACTGTGATCATGCTGACGCCCATTGAACCCCGTCAACAATACCTCCCTCTCTCCGCCATTGGCATCGAACTTCCCGTCCCCGTTCACATCCGTATAAACCAAAAGATCCGGTGGCTGCGACACCACCAACTTGTTCTCAAAAACCGCCACGCCCAACGGGGCCGCCAACCCCGGCTCCTGCATCAGCACCGTGCTTTTGTCTGCCGACCCCGAACCATCCGTGTCCTCAAGCATCACCACCCGGTCCCCCTCCTTCTGCCTTCCTCCCTTGCCCCGATAGTTCACCCCCTCCGTCACCACCAACCGACCGAGCGCATCAAAATCCATGTTGGTCGGATTGTTCAACAACGGCGAAGCCGCCCACAACGTCACCTCCAGCCCCTCCGGCACCTTAAACATATCCACCGGCACCAGCACCGCCTCAGGCAACGGCTTCTGAGTATAAATCGCAAACTTCACCTCCGCATTGCTCGGCTTCCCATCCCTCACCATGGCCCCGTCATCCAACGCAATCTTCGCCCGAAACTTCACCACCCCCTCCGGCAAGGCATACACAATCCGCGAAGCCGCATGCGTCCCAATCCCCTTCTCAAACTTCTTCCCCTCCACCAACAACGGCGATCCCCCCGTCGCCAGATTCTTGCGTGCCTCGCCATAGGTCGACTCCGAGGATACCCACTCGCTCTCCATCAAATCCTTCACCGATCCATCTGCCATCACCAGCTGCGGCTCAAGCCAGTTGGCCCAGTCACAACTAATCCCCCCTTCGTCCGACACCATCAGATAAAGCTCCCTCGCCCCCTTCAACTCCACCTCAATCTCCGACATCCTCGGCTTCGAAAGACTCGTCATCGCCGCACTCTCAAACACCGGCTTGACATCACCAGCCAGCCCCCTGCCAACACCCATCGTCACCACCACCAAACCCAGCATGCAAAAAGAAGAAACACGAAACATCGTCCCCATTCTACATCTCCAAACCCCAAAACCTTTCACCGCTCTCCAAATCGTCCCCTCGAAATCCACGCGAACAAATCCGCTGGCCAAACTCCCCTCAAGATCCTAATATAACCCCCTCTCCAGACTCCCAAGTTCTTCGTCCCGACCGCCTCATGACCGCCATCACACCAGCTCCTCAAAAATGGGTCATCAACTCTCTCCTGGCCGTCTCGTTCCTCATCCTCACCACGTCTCTCAGCCAAGCCGTCACCATCTTCGTCAGACCCACCGCCGTCACCGCCGCCGTCGTCACCGGATACTCCGTCGATTCCACCTTTGACCGCGCCATCGACGGCTCCGGACTTTCCAACGCCGCCCTGGTTGCCACCGGTCAGCTCGTCCCCGCCCTCGTCACCAGCGGCCCCACCCACACCGAAACCTTCGGAACCAACACCGCCCGTTTTTTCAACAACGCCAATCTCGAGAACCAAAACGGCCAGGGCACCTCATTCACTCCCGCCGGCGTCAGTCTCACCTTCAACCTGGGTGACACCTACGACATCGGCGGCCTCTGGCTGTGGAACTACCGCGAAGGAACCGGCAACCGGCTGAATCGTGGCATCGACTCCGTCTTCGTCGAATTTTCCACCAATGGCACCGACTGGACCAATGGCCAGACCATCAACCCAGCCCTCATCAACAGCAGCGGCCAGGCCCAGTCACTGACCTTTACCGGCACCAACACCGGAATTCAATTCATCCGCTTCAGCAGCTTCTCCAACTTCGGCCCCGCCGAAAACAGCAACTTCATCGGCTTCAGCGAGATTCGTTTTACCGCCGAAGCCATCCCCGAGCCGGGCATTTCCCTCCTCGGCACCATGGGCCTCATGGCGCTGACTCTCCGTCGTCGCCGAAGCCGCCAAGCATAAGTTTTTCTCATCTTAGGGCGGATTGCGCTTGCGGTGAAACCACTCACTGCCACGATGCGCTAGCAATTCATGTCCCCAACCATCGCAACGCGGAACCACGTGAACGTTTCCGGTCACGGTCCCGAAACGATCCTGTTCGCCCACGGATTTGGCTGCGATCAAAACATGTGGCGCTTCGTCGCCCCCGCTTTTGAAAATGAATACCGCACCGTCCTCTTCGACTACGTCGGCTCAGGAAAATCCGACACCTCCGCCTACAACGACCAGCGTTACCGCCGACTCGAAGGTTACGCCCAGGACCTCATCGACATCTGCCAGGAACTGCAGCTCCAGGACCTCATCTTCGTCGGTCATTCCGTCAGCTGCATCATCGGCATGCTCGCGGCCAAACAACATCCCCATCTTTTCAAGACCCTCATCCTCATCGGACCCTCCCCCTGCTACATCAACCACCCGCCGCATTATCACGGCGGATTCAACCGCGAAGACCTGCAAGGCCTTCTGCACATGATGGACAAAAACCGCATGGGCTGGGCCAGCTTCCTCGCCCCCGTGGTCATGAAAAATCCTGACCAGCCCGAGCTCACCCAGGAGCTGGAACAAAGCTTCTGCGCCATCCATCCGAAAATCGCCCGACAGTTCGCCGAGACCACCTTCTTCTCCGACAACCGCGCCGACCTCGCCCATGTCGCGCTCAACCTTCCCATCCTCATCCTGCAATGCAGCGACGACAGCATCGCCCCGCTTGAAGTCGGCCAATACCTGCATCGCGAGCTGCCGGGAAGCACCCTGAAAATTCTCCAGGCCACCGGACATTGCCCCCATCTAAGTCATCCTCAGGAAACGATTCAACACATTGAAGACTACTTGAATACCACCTCTCGTTGAAACCAGCCCACCCCCCTTTGCTGCTGCCCCACCACCGCAAATGGATCCTTTCTATCACACCCTTCCCTGCGGATTTCTTAGAATCCAGGAAGACGGCAAAATTTCCTTCATCAATCATACCCTGCTGCAAACGCTCGGTTATGACACGGACCATTCCTCCCTCTCAGAACTCAGGGACCTCCTCGCTCCCGCCTCGCAAATCTTCTACCAGACCCACATCTTCCCCACCCTCAAACTACGTGGCCGACTCGACGAACTCTACCTCTCCCTGAGAAACAGCATCGGCAGAGACGTCCCCTTCCTCGCCAACGTCACCCTCCAAAATTCCGGCGACACCACCTTTCACGAAGCCGTCTTCATCCGCATCCTCGAACGCGATCGTTTCGAAGAAGAGCTGCTCGAAGCCAAGAAGGAAGCCGAACGGGCCAACCGCGCCAAAGACCAGTTCATCGCCGCCCTGAGCCACGAGTTGCGCACCCCGCTCACCCCCATCCTGCTGATGTCGACCGCGCTGGAATCCGACCCCGGCCTGTCCGAATCCACGCGGGCGCAGATGAGCATCATGCGCCGCAATGCCGAACTCGAAGCGCGCATGATCGACGACCTTCTCGACGTCACCCGCATCGCCAATGGCAAACTCCGACTCCTGCTCTCCGACATCAATCTGCACGAACTGCTAGGATACACCGTCGAACTCGTCAGCGAAGACGCCCAGGCAAAACACATTGAACTCACCCTGTCCCTGCAAGCCGCACAACCTTACGTCCACGGCGACCCGGCCCGGCTGCAGCAAGTGTTCTGGAACCTCTTCAAGAACGCCGTCAAATTCACGCCTGAGGGCGGACAGGTGACCGTCTCGACCACCAACACCAACTCCGCCAATTCAAAAAAGATCGTCATCCGCGTGGCCGACAACGGCATCGGCATCCCCGCCAACGAGATCACCCGCATCTTCGACGCCTTCGAACAAGGCAATCGCGAAGAACCCCACCGCTTTGGCGGCCTTGGGCTCGGCCTCGCCGTCTCCGCAGGCATCACCCTCATGCATGAAGGCACCCTCCGCGCCGAAAGCGAAGGTCCCATGACCGGATCCACCTTCATCCTTGAACTCCCGTCCATTCCAAGTCCTGCAACCCCCGCATCCCCGCCCACCGTCAACAGTGGCAGCAGCCCCTCCTCCAATCTCCGCATCCTGCTCGTCGAAGACCACGACTCCACCCGCGATGTCTTGAGCCGCCTCCTCACCCGATCCGGCCATCAGGTC containing:
- a CDS encoding alpha/beta fold hydrolase, which encodes MSPTIATRNHVNVSGHGPETILFAHGFGCDQNMWRFVAPAFENEYRTVLFDYVGSGKSDTSAYNDQRYRRLEGYAQDLIDICQELQLQDLIFVGHSVSCIIGMLAAKQHPHLFKTLILIGPSPCYINHPPHYHGGFNREDLQGLLHMMDKNRMGWASFLAPVVMKNPDQPELTQELEQSFCAIHPKIARQFAETTFFSDNRADLAHVALNLPILILQCSDDSIAPLEVGQYLHRELPGSTLKILQATGHCPHLSHPQETIQHIEDYLNTTSR
- a CDS encoding ATP-binding protein, whose amino-acid sequence is MDPFYHTLPCGFLRIQEDGKISFINHTLLQTLGYDTDHSSLSELRDLLAPASQIFYQTHIFPTLKLRGRLDELYLSLRNSIGRDVPFLANVTLQNSGDTTFHEAVFIRILERDRFEEELLEAKKEAERANRAKDQFIAALSHELRTPLTPILLMSTALESDPGLSESTRAQMSIMRRNAELEARMIDDLLDVTRIANGKLRLLLSDINLHELLGYTVELVSEDAQAKHIELTLSLQAAQPYVHGDPARLQQVFWNLFKNAVKFTPEGGQVTVSTTNTNSANSKKIVIRVADNGIGIPANEITRIFDAFEQGNREEPHRFGGLGLGLAVSAGITLMHEGTLRAESEGPMTGSTFILELPSIPSPATPASPPTVNSGSSPSSNLRILLVEDHDSTRDVLSRLLTRSGHQVSVAATAKEAVQLARNQSFDLVISDLGLPDRSGLELMRELKACYGLGGIALSGYGMEEDLANSLDAGFHTHLVKPVRFDQLKTTLERYKAI